A part of Setaria viridis chromosome 8, Setaria_viridis_v4.0, whole genome shotgun sequence genomic DNA contains:
- the LOC117833041 gene encoding PHD finger protein At1g33420 — translation MAVITARPPKRARVTAGPRPLDLRAFPGGGEGPPLPPRGAFRECVRAFLARCAVPADGAWWVGFRAGEEEGAAASALVGMEVVEEDVARAGAGRVYCEHCTVAGWSRHPVCGRRYHFIIRNVYDIQDYKTCKHCGLMAQLCETRCQSCNHGMSYDDPEDWDYRQLDNPRHLLHGIVHDNGFGHLVRINGREGGSGLLTGTQLMDFWDRLCRYLRVRKVSLMDVSKKYGTDYRILHAVTTGHSWYGQWGFKLSKGSFGITSKEYFEAIDSLSSTPLLHFFPHSRFPRNQLQDTISFYQSLSKHPLTTIRELFHYVLGLATSNKMHIHYGSMHKTEQSHTNMQDTWDDEEIKRATDIALKVLRAVGRTRWVAMRTLKAAISHPIGSPQLVDYCLKTLAARTVDGLTVAVRCNDETNTLEYRLTDETVLLPNVSMPTRDHLRRDIKFLHDVLLHPHTMNPYKPEKDYEHAKRSAMILLDCKQLTKHYDLEQEFLPQNPSMLNIWCHVELLDQVGDLPSIPQELLTLPQTATVADLKLEATKTFRDIYLMLQTFVANQLLDCGTASESTQLKLLFGANGNVRVQGKCIGGERRVGIYRMERGVDKWTVSCSCGATDDDGERMLSCDSCHVWQHTRCAGISDFHQVPKRYVCKSCKFLNKPKRPRPVYSNGPNKRCKTGTGAFSLVGGGFLKPHIF, via the exons ATGGCGGTGATCACGGCGCGGCCACCGAAGCGGGCGCGGGTGACGGCGGGGCCGCGCCCGCTGGACCTGCGGGCGTTcccgggcggcggggaggggccgccgctgccgccgcggggCGCGTTCAGGGAGTGCGTGCGGGCGTTCCTGGCGCGGTGCGCGGTGCCGGCGGACGGAGCGTGGTGGGTGGGGTTccgcgccggggaggaggagggggcggcggcgtcggccctCGTGGGGATGGAAGTCGTGGAGGAGGACGTGGCCAGGGCCGGGGCCGGACGGGTCTACTGCGAGCACTGCACCGTCGCCG GCTGGAGCAGGCACCCTGTTTGTGGGAGGAGGTACCACTTCATAATCCGGAACGTATATGACATTCAGGACTACAAAACCTGCAAGCACTGTGGGCTTATGGCCCAACTGTGTGAAACAAG GTGCCAGTCATGCAACCATGGGATGTCTTATGATGATCCAGAAGACTGGGACTATAGGCAGTTAGATAATCCACGCCATTTGTTGCACGGCATTGTTCATGACAATGGCTTCGGCCACCTTGTCCGGATAAATGGCAGAGAGGGTGGTTCCGGTCTTCTGACAGGGACTCAACTGATGGATTTCTGGGATCGGCTCTGCAGATACCTCAGAGTCAG AAAGGTCTCGTTGATGGATGTCTCTAAGAAGTATGGAACTGACTACCGGATATTACATGCTGTCACCACTGGTCATTCTTGGTATGGCCAATGGGGATTCAAACTCAGCAAGGGAAGCTTTGGAATCACATCAAAAGAATACTTTGAAGCTATAGACAGCCTTTCCTCAACCCCATTATTGCACTTCTTCCCACATTCCCGATTTCCTCGAAACCAGCTACAAGATACCATTTCATTCTACCAATCCCTTTCAAAGCACCCTCTCACCACAATCCGTGAACTTTTCCACTATGTGCTGGGGCTTGCCACCAGCAACAAGATGCATATCCACTATGGGTCAATGCATAAAACAGAACAATCGCATACCAACATGCAAGACACATGGGATGATGAGGAAATAAAGAGAGCAACAGACATTGCTCTAAAAGTTCTTCGAGCTGTTGGTAGAACAAGGTGGGTGGCGATGCGAACCCTAAAGGCTGCTATATCCCATCCAATTGGTTCACCTCAGCTGGTGGATTACTGCCTCAAGACCCTTGCTGCAAGAACAGTTGATGGATTGACAGTTGCAGTGAGATGCAACGATGAGACAAACACACTAGAGTACAG GCTTACAGATGAAACTGTCTTGCTGCCCAATGTATCCATGCCAACCCGAGACCATCTTCGCCGTGACATAAAGTTTTTGCATGACGTTCTCCTCCACCCACATACAATGAATCCTTACAAGCCGGAAAAGGACTATGAGCATGCCAAGAGATCTGCCATGATCCTTTTGGATTGCAAGCAACTCACCAAGCATTATGACCTGGAACAGGAGTTCTTGCCTCAAAATCCATCCATGTTGAATATTTGGTGCCATGTAGAGCTGTTAGACCAGGTTGGTGATCTGCCTTCCATCCCACAGGAGCTCCTAACACTTCCGCAAACAGCAACTGTTGCTGATCTGAAGTTGGAGGCAACAAAGACATTCCGTGACATCTATCTGATGTTACAGACTTTTGTAGCCAACCAGCTTCTTGATTGTGGAACAGCAAGCGAGTCAACTCAACTCAAACTCTTATTTGGAGCAAATGGTAATGTTCGTGTCCAAGGCAAGTGTATTGGTGGTGAACGCAGGGTTGGAATTTATCGGATGGAGAGAGGCGTGGACAAATGGACAGTCAGTTGCTCTTGTGGAGCCACAGATGATGATGGTGAGAGGATGCTGTCTTGTGACTCTTGCCATGTGTGGCAGCACACTAGGTGTGCTGGTATTAGTGATTTTCATCAGGTGCCAAAGCGATATGTATGTAAATCATGTAAATTTCTCAACAAGCCTAAGAGGCCTAGGCCAGTTTATAGTAATGGCCCTAACAAAAGATGCAAGACTGGCACAGGTGCCTTTAGCCTTGTAGGTGGCGGATTTTTGAAGCCTCACATCTTTTGA